The segment CCCCTATTCAGGCTCGTCCGGAGATCCTTTCTACCTGACCCGCGCCGGCGGCACATCGGTGCTGCTGCCTCGCATCGACGATGGGACGCTCAATCCGGAGACGGTCGGCAAGCAAGCTCTGAACGAGGTCGCCCGAATAGGCGGCGAGAATGGTTCGACCTATCTTACCGGCAGCAACTTCGGACGCCTCTATCGGTACTCCTACAGCTCGAGCGGCGCCGCGCACAAGACCCAGGTCGATCACCAGGCGCTTCAGCCGCTCGATCAAGACCGTCCGGGCGGCAAACACATCGGCGGCACGATCTTGCCCAACGGCGACATCTTCGTCGCCGGCGGCATGACCGGCCATGTCCCTTCCAGCAACGACATCGCCTCGGTAACGCGCTGGAACGCCGACATTCTAAACGCCTCGCAAGTCGACGACTGGGCCGACGCGCCGTGGACGCCCTTGGCCTCGATGCCGCAGGGCGACATCGACTCGCACCAAGACTACACGAACCAGAATCCAAACGTGGGCAAGGGCACGCCGGACAGCGCCCGTCTCTACCATTCGACGCAGATCTTGTTGGAAGACGGCAGGGTGTTAGCTGCCGGCACCGACATGGACGGCCACGACCCAGCGGATGATTACCGGATGTTCCGCAATCTCTATCCGACGCTCTACTCGCCGCCCTACCTGTTCAAGATCGTCAACGGCGAGCACGTGCCGATCAACGACGAGACCGACCGCCCCAAGATCGTCTCGATCGAGCTGGAACAGGCCGACTATTCGCAAGTGGTCGAAATCGAACACACGGCGCCGACCAACCGCGTCATTAAATCTGTGAACTTAGTCCGACCGAGCTCGACGACGCACAGCGTCAACTTCGACCAGCGTCTGGTGCGGTGCCACTTCGTCCTTAATGAAAACGGGACTACCTTGGAGGTTACAATGCCTTGGGACGCGCAGATCGCGCCTCCCGGCTGGTACATGGTGTTCCTCATCGACGACCAGCGCGTTCCCTCCATTGCGGGCTGGATCCGGCTGAGACCCCTGCCATGGGCGCAGTGCGAGCTGGAAGAGCCGGAGGAGACGACGATGCAGTTCTTGTTCGAAGGCTCCGAAGGCGAGGAGGAGTCGTGCGTCGAAGACGAGGAGCCGTTGTTGCCGCCACGCGCCTTCTTTATGGCGCCGATCAAGGTCGAAGTTCCCGGCGTCGGCCGATATCGCCTCTCCGTCAACGGCCTGGACTGGGACGGTATCGCAAGGTCTCCGCTCCTTGCGCGTCTGCCCGATGGCCTCTGTGAGTTCTATCTCCCGCCTCAGCAAGGCTATCTGGGCAAGCGGCTTATTGCCGAGGCCGGCCGCGGAGCCCGGATCGACGTGGCGCTCTATGCGGGCGACGCGAACGGCGACAACCGGGTCGACGCCGAGGACCTGGCCCTGCTGCAGGCTCAGATGGGCCAAAGTTCGGACCGATCCCGCGGCCAGAGGCTGAGCGCCGACCTGAACAAGGACGG is part of the Armatimonadota bacterium genome and harbors:
- a CDS encoding DUF1929 domain-containing protein, producing MMIGRGQQYYRSDHASTVNTFSWNAHLLWRYPWSQLYDEENGAGRHGYGYLGFSRDWDLSNHNQNDAYTYSSNLFCSGHTILDDGRLFVVGGSYIPPGSSNVRVHGLRSLFTYDVELWRNDTTGSGADDYKAQAGWKGAANDDYAPMYSKRWCASPLLLQDGFALIVGGVDNTQASTTCSGQSTDRKYTESFELWNPYGTWDINDPVPSDSIRQYPLATASCLTCGGTSSHPCLGEDDTHPDCGDPVVGCGCPASRGFNCNEDQRWTLGNEHPRLHLVSFLVGSNTITSRSAYNGPYYPVYVLNSHNKTHGCWPDDTGDSAWSWKRFPYSGSSGDPFYLTRAGGTSVLLPRIDDGTLNPETVGKQALNEVARIGGENGSTYLTGSNFGRLYRYSYSSSGAAHKTQVDHQALQPLDQDRPGGKHIGGTILPNGDIFVAGGMTGHVPSSNDIASVTRWNADILNASQVDDWADAPWTPLASMPQGDIDSHQDYTNQNPNVGKGTPDSARLYHSTQILLEDGRVLAAGTDMDGHDPADDYRMFRNLYPTLYSPPYLFKIVNGEHVPINDETDRPKIVSIELEQADYSQVVEIEHTAPTNRVIKSVNLVRPSSTTHSVNFDQRLVRCHFVLNENGTTLEVTMPWDAQIAPPGWYMVFLIDDQRVPSIAGWIRLRPLPWAQCELEEPEETTMQFLFEGSEGEEESCVEDEEPLLPPRAFFMAPIKVEVPGVGRYRLSVNGLDWDGIARSPLLARLPDGLCEFYLPPQQGYLGKRLIAEAGRGARIDVALYAGDANGDNRVDAEDLALLQAQMGQSSDRSRGQRLSADLNKDG